In the genome of Mercurialis annua linkage group LG8, ddMerAnnu1.2, whole genome shotgun sequence, the window ttgatGTTAATTAAGGGGTAGATTGATCCTTTAACCAATGGACTGCACATTCCACGTCAGCATTTTTGAAAGTGACTTGTTGAAAACACCTGTTTGAATATTTTAGCAGGTCCAGATaccaaattgtattattttttattcaaacacCTAAATTGTCATTTTCGAACTAAGTTTAGACaccaaatttataattatcccttcggaaaaagaaagaaaatttgttCCGATATTGAcaataacatgccaaagttCATGTGATTTTTATTCATTTCATAGTATTCCGTGGTTATCTGCAAACACAAAACCCTTAAAATCAGTTTTGATCTGCATTTCTAGTCCTGAATCACATAGTAGGATTCTCTTATAGATATTTCTCAATCAATACATGTATAATGTATGTAATATCTCTTTACAATGATCGTACGGTCACACAATTTCAACAAAACCTAATTGTGTAATTAGCCCATCTGCATGTAAATGTGCTTGTTGCATCATCATATGCATAACTATAATATGTAGGACAAGCAGCCTTGAATATCTTTGAAAAACCTGTAGGCTTGCAAGTCTGCGGCGAGCCATAAGCGCCGGTGCAACAATATTGTGGAGTATTGTATGCTGCACATGCGCTCTTGCACGCCACAACCCTTCCATTAACTCTCATCTGTAGATCCTTAGGGCATCTCGGATTCAAGTTTGCAAAGCATTCAACCTTCTTGCAGTCACCAGTGCCTCCATAAGGGTAGATAGAAATAGGGACATTGTAGCCGTCGACAAGGCTGACATCATAAAAGTTTAGGTCATCTAGGGTGAACTCAGCCAGTGTGACTGGCGGTACTCCGCCAACTCCACCACAATGTTTCAAACCACCACAGTCACCTGTGGCACACTTTCCCTTGCCGGAACGATCAAAATGACAACCGGTACGAGCCCAAAACCGGCCCGACCATTTATGAGGTACATCGATAGTTATTGATTGACCTGGTTTTAATCTAGTCCCACCATTGATTAATAAAGGTCCCCCTCCCGATAGACTTCCTGGCCATATAGTTGACCTGCATTTATTCTGCAGGGTAAATTTTGCAGCTTCAGCTCCTGCAAAAAACATTTAACTTTCTTACATGACAAACCATATAACATATTATAGTAAAAGTAAAGGATATAATCAATCATTGTTAGCTCTTACCTAGGGAAGATATGAGAACCAAAGTGAGAAGAAATTGCCACTTTGCCATGAGATGCAATTATTTTTGATGTCGAATATAATAGACGAGACGTTATTTTTTCTGTGATTATATAAGGGAGTGAAAAAGTTGCATATTTGTAGATGGAGGTTCAACAAATCACCTTATATAGCGTGGTAATTAGTTAGATTCTAAGTTTGTTAcaaatttgtgttttgacatgTGTATCATTGTTAAGAAAAAACAGGTAACCTAAGCTCTAACATTTTAGACTTATCTATGATAGAATTTCTCAA includes:
- the LOC126659989 gene encoding pathogenesis-related thaumatin-like protein 3.5 — encoded protein: MAKWQFLLTLVLISSLGAEAAKFTLQNKCRSTIWPGSLSGGGPLLINGGTRLKPGQSITIDVPHKWSGRFWARTGCHFDRSGKGKCATGDCGGLKHCGGVGGVPPVTLAEFTLDDLNFYDVSLVDGYNVPISIYPYGGTGDCKKVECFANLNPRCPKDLQMRVNGRVVACKSACAAYNTPQYCCTGAYGSPQTCKPTGFSKIFKAACPTYYSYAYDDATSTFTCRWANYTIRFC